A window from Ornithorhynchus anatinus isolate Pmale09 chromosome X4, mOrnAna1.pri.v4, whole genome shotgun sequence encodes these proteins:
- the LRRC23 gene encoding leucine-rich repeat-containing protein 23 isoform X1, producing the protein MSDEETEDLEQELDVEEQSRKEDDKELGEDFDEQFLPPKPITEDILKEGLSLLCKTGNGLAHAYVKLDAKEKELTDITLLSSYIHLRYVDVSENFLSDLSPLNSLTHLLWLKADKNRLRTAHLEELPYLQIASFAHNRISGTEGITHPRLTSLDLKGNFIQRVTGLDPLKLGNLHTIELRGNQLESTAGLHLPKLKYLYLAQNNLRQLEGLESLEHLCTLHLRDNQVEVLDGFSPSMKALQYLNLRGNMIADLAELEKLQVLPKLRALILLENPCVDEGGYRVEALVHVPHLERLDKDFYDEEERAEADETRQRLREEQEIESIQEVSA; encoded by the exons ATGTCGGACGAGGAGACTGAAGACTTGGAACAGGAGCTGGACGTGGAGGAGCAGAGCAGGAAGGAGGACGATAAAGAGCTGGGAGAGGACTTCGATGAG CAGttcctgcctcccaaacccatcaCGGAAGATATCCTGAAGGAGGGGTTGTCTCTGCTCTGCAAGACGGGCAACGGGCTGGCACATGCCTACGTCAAGCTGGACGCCAAGGAGAA GGAGCTGACGGACATTACCCTGCTGAGCTCCTACATCCACCTGCGCTACGTGGACGTGTCGGAGAATTTCCTGTCGGACCTGTCCCCGCTCAACAGCCTCACGCACCTGCTGTGGCTCAAGGCGGACAAGAACCGCCTGCGGACCGCACACCTGGAGGAGCTGCCCTACCTGCAGATCGCCAGCTTCGCCCACAACCGCATCAGCGGCACGGAGGGCATCACCCACCCCCGCCTCACCAGCCTGGACCTCAAAG GAAATTTTATCCAGAGAGTGACGGGGCTGGACCCTCTGAAGCTGGGGAACCTGCACACGATCGAGCTGCGAGGAAACCAGCTGGAGAGCACAGCCGGGCTCCACCTTCCCAAACTCAAGTATCTCTACCTG gcccagaaCAACCTGAGGCAACTGGAGGGTCTGGAGTCTCTGGAGCACCTCTGCACGCTGCACCTGCGCGATAACCAAGTGGAAGTCCTGGACGGCTTCTCCCCGTCTATGAAGGCATTGCAGTACCTCAACCTGCG GGGGAATATGATCGCGGATCTGGCGGAGCTGGAGAAGCTGCAGGTGCTGCCCAAGTTGCGGGCGCTGATCCTGCTGGAGAACCCGTGCGTCGACGAAGGGGGCTACCGGGTAGAGGCCTTGGTGCACGTGCCGCACCTCGAGCGGCTCGACAAGGACTTCTACGACGAGGAGGAGCGGGCCGAGGCCGACGAGACCCGCCAGCGGCTGCGGGAGGAGCAG GAGATAGAGAGCATCCAGGAGGTGTCAGCATAG
- the ATN1 gene encoding atrophin-1 → MKTRQNKDSMSMRSGRKKEAPGPREELRSRGRASPGGASSSSSDGKAEKSRQAAKKGRAEEPTTPKGSKQGPSEISESEGEETSAPKKPKTEERPRPQSPSDLDSLDGRSLNGDTSSDPRDIDQDNRSTSPSIYSPGSVENDSDSSSGLAQGPGRPYHPPAPEGAPRPPDHPAGYHPPAEPPAARLFQALPGPPAAHAQLYAGAAGGGVLAGPKAGGAAPAAGTPGPGKQQHPPPTTPISLSGPGVGGPPAKPPPPPGGGGNPPPAPPPAPFPHVTPNLPPPPALRPLNNAPASSPGLGAQPLPGHLPSPHAMGQGLGGLAAGPDKGPALAPSPHPLPPAATPSSSSPAAPLRYHYSSSGGSASASSGSSSCPSSSSSSSSSSSSSSSSSSSSSSSSSSSTASQYPASQALPSYPHSFPPPASLSVSSQPPKYTQPSLPSQPVWSQAPPPPPPYGRLLANANGHPAPFPAPPAGQPPSHPPAPTHHHLHHHQQPQHGGPGGYPHPLEGSAPHHSHPYALSLRPYPPGPAHLPPPSHSQAPYGQAAPSGPTASAASAAIAAAASSSSSSSSSCPSSSSSSSSSQGPYPCSHPSPSQGPPPAPYSFPPAPPVTSATLSTVIATVTSSPASYKTASPPGPPPYGKRPPSPGPYKTATPPGYKPGSPPTFRTATPPSYRGASPPVAPGTFKPGSPPAGPGPPLGAAQIKQEPAEEYEGPESPAPAVRSPSPAPKVVDVPSHASQSARFNKHLDRGFNSCARSDLYFVPLEGSKLAKKRADLVEKVRREAEQRAREEKEREREREREKEREREKERELERSVKLAQEGRAPVECPSLGPVAHRPPFEPGSAVATVPPYLGPDTPALRTLSEYARPHVMSPGNRNHPFYVPLGAVDPGLLGYNVPALYSSDPAAREREREARERDLRDRLKPGFEVKPGELEPLHGVPGPGLDPFPRHGGLALQPAPPGLHPFPFHPGLGPLDRERLALAAGPALRPDMSYAERLAAERQHAERVSALGSDPLARLQMLNVTPHHHQHSHIHSHLHLHQQDAIHAASTSVHPLIDPLASGSHLTRIPYPAGTIPNPLLPHPLHENEVLRHQLFAAPYRDLPASLSAPMSAAHQLQAMHAQSAELQRLALEQQQWLHAHHPLHGVPLPAQEDYYSHLKKEGDKPM, encoded by the exons ATGAAGACGCGACAGAACAAGGACTCA ATGTCGATGCGGAGTGGACGGAAGAAGGaggccccgggaccccgggaggaGCTGCGATCCCGGGGTCGGGCCTCGCCGGGGGGAGCCAGCTCCTCCAGCAGCGATGGCAAGGCGGAGAAGTCCAGGCAGGCGGCGAAG AAGGGCCGTGCGGAGGAGCCCACCACCCCCAAAGGCAGCAAGCAGGGTCCGAGCGAGATCTCCGAGAGCGAAGGCGAAGAGACCAGTGCCCCCAAGAAGCCCAAAACCGAG GAACGGCCCCGGCCGCAGTCGCCCTCGGACCTGGACAGCCTGGACGGGCGGAGTCTGAACGGCGACACGAGCAGTGACCCCCGGGACATCGACCAGGACAACCGCAGCACGTCCCCCAGCATCTACAGCCCCGGCAGCGTGGAGAACGACTCCGACTCCTCCTCCGGCCTGGCCCAGGGCCCCGGCCGCCCCTACCACCCGCCGGCCCCCGAGggcgccccgcgccccccggacCACCCCGCCGGCTACCACCCGCCGGCGGAGCCCCCGGCCGCCAGGCTGTTCCAGGCTCTGCCCGGGCCGCCCGCGGCCCACGCCCAGCTCTACGCCGGGGCCGCCGGCGGGGGCGTGCTGGCCGGCCCCAAGGCGGGAGGTGCCGCCCCCGCCGCGGGCACCCCCGGCCCGGGGAAGCAGCagcaccccccacccaccacccccatctccttgtCCGGCCCCGGGGTCGGCGGGCCCCCCGccaagccccccccgccccccgggggaggAGGCAACCCACCTCCCGCTCCCCCGCCGGCGCCCTTTCCCCACGTGACCCCCaatctgcccccgcccccggccctgcggCCCCTCAACAAtgccccggcctcctctcccggGCTGGGCGCCCAGCCTCTGCCCgggcacctcccctctccccacgccatggggcaggggctgggcgggCTGGCCGCCGGCCCAGACAAGGGCCCTGCCCTGGCCCCTTCGCCCCACCCGCTGCCCCCTgccgccaccccctcctcctccagcccggccgCCCCTCTGAGGTATCATTACTCCTCTTCGGGTGGTTCGGCCTCTGCCTCCTctggctcttcctcctgcccttcgtcctcgtcctcgtcctcctcttcttcctcctcttcttcttcctcctcctcctcctcctcctcctcctcctcctcctccacggccTCCCAGTACCCGGCTTCCCAGGCGCTTCCCAGTTACCCCCactccttcccgccccccgcaAGCCTGTCCGTGTCCAGCCAGCCCCCCAAGTACACTCAGCCGTCCCTGCCTTCCCAGCCCGTGTGGAGCcaggcgcccccgccgcccccgccctacGGCCGCCTCCTGGCCAACGCCAACGGCcacccggcccccttccccgccccgccggccggccagcctccctcccaccccccggccccgactcACCATCACCTGCACCACCACCAGCAGCCGCAgcacggggggcccggggggtacCCCCACCCCCTGGAGGGCAGCGCCCCTCACCACTCCCACCCCTACGCCCTGTCTCTGCGCCCCtacccgcccggcccggcccacctgcccccaccctcccacagcCAGGCTCCCTATGGCCAAGCCGCCCCCTCGGGTCCCACGGCTTCCGCCGCCTCGGCTgccatcgccgccgccgcctcctcctcctcctcctcttcctcctcctgcccctcttcctcctcctcctcttcctcctctcagggGCCCtacccctgctcccacccctccccgtcccagggcccccctcccgccccgtactccttccctccggcccccccggTCACCTCGGCCACCCTGTCCACCGTCATCGCCACggtcacctcctccccggccagcTACAAAACGGCCTCCCCGCCTGGACCCCCACCCTACGGCaagcgccccccctcccccgggccctacAAGACGGCCACCCCTCCGGGGTATAAGCCGGGGTCCCCCCCCACCTTCCGCACGGCGACCCCGCCGAGCTACCGGGGAGCCTCGCCCCCGGTCGCCCCCGGGACTTTCAAGCCGGGCTCGCCCCCGGcgggccccgggcctcccctcggcgccgCTCAGATCAAACAGGAGCCGGCCGAGGAGTACGAGGGGCCCGAGagcccggcccccgccgtccGCAGCCCCTCGCCGGCCCCCAAGGTGGTGGACGTGCCCAGCCACGCCAGCCAGTCGGCCAg GTTCAACAAGCACCTGGACCGGGGGTTCAACTCGTGCGCCCGCAGCGACCTGTACTTCGTGCCCCTCGAGGGCTCCAAGCTGGCCAAGAAGCGCGCCGACCTGGTGGAGAAGGTGCGGCGCGAGGCCGAGCAGCGCGCGCGCGAGGAGAAGGAGCGCGAGCGCGAGCGGGAGCGCGAGAAGGAGCGCGAGCGCGAGAAGGAGCGCGAGCTCGAGCGGAGCGTG aaACTGGCCCAAGAAGGCCGGGCCCCGGTGGAGTGCCCGTCGCTGGGTCCCGTGGCCCACCGCCCGCCCTTCGAGCCGGGCAGCGCGGTGGCCACGGTGCCCCCCTACCTGGGCCCGGACACCCCGGCCCTGCGCACCTTGAGCGAGTACGCCCGGCCCCACGTCATGTCTCCCGGCAACCGCAACCACCCGTTCTACGTGCCGCTGGGCGCCGTGGACCCGGGCCTGCTGGGCTACAACGTGCCGGCCCTGTACAGCAGCGACCCGGCCGCCCGGGAGCGGGAGCGCGAGGCCCGGGAGCGCGACCTGCGGGACCGGCTCAAGCCCGGCTTCGAGGTCAAGCCCGGCGAGCTGGAGCCGCTGCACGgcgtccccgggcccggcctggaCCCCTTCCCCCGGCACGGCGGCCTGGCCCTGcagcccgccccgcccggcctgcaccccttccccttccacccgGGCCTGGGGCCCCTGGACCGGGAGCGGCTGGCGCTGGCGGCCGGGCCCGCCCTCCGGCCCGACATGTCCTACGCCGAGCGGCTGGCGGCGGAGAGGCAGCACGCGGAGCGGGTGTCGGCCCTGGGCAGCGACCCCCTGGCCCGCCTGCAGATGCTCAATGTGACCCCGCACCACCACCAGCACTCCCACATCCACTCGCACCTCCACCTGCACCAGCAGGACGCCATCCACGCCG CCTCCACCTCGGTGCACCCACTCATCGACCCCCTGGCCTCCGGGTCCCACCTCACCCGGATCCCCTATCCGGCCGGGACCATCCCCAACCCGCTCCTGCCTCACCCCCTGCACGAGAACGAGGTCCTGCGTCACCAGCTCTTCG CCGCCCCGTACCGGGACCTGCCGGCCTCGCTCTCGGCCCCCATGTCGGCGGCCCACCAGCTGCAGGCCATGCACGCCCAGTCCGCTGAGCTGCAGCGCCTGGCCCTGGAGCAGCAGCAGTGGCTGCACGCCCACCACCCCCTGCACGGGGTGCCCTTGCCGGCCCAGGAGGACTACTACAG TCACCTGAAGAAGGAGGGCGACAAGCCCATGTGA
- the LRRC23 gene encoding leucine-rich repeat-containing protein 23 isoform X2 — MSDEETEDLEQELDVEEQSRKEDDKELGEDFDEFLPPKPITEDILKEGLSLLCKTGNGLAHAYVKLDAKEKELTDITLLSSYIHLRYVDVSENFLSDLSPLNSLTHLLWLKADKNRLRTAHLEELPYLQIASFAHNRISGTEGITHPRLTSLDLKGNFIQRVTGLDPLKLGNLHTIELRGNQLESTAGLHLPKLKYLYLAQNNLRQLEGLESLEHLCTLHLRDNQVEVLDGFSPSMKALQYLNLRGNMIADLAELEKLQVLPKLRALILLENPCVDEGGYRVEALVHVPHLERLDKDFYDEEERAEADETRQRLREEQEIESIQEVSA; from the exons ATGTCGGACGAGGAGACTGAAGACTTGGAACAGGAGCTGGACGTGGAGGAGCAGAGCAGGAAGGAGGACGATAAAGAGCTGGGAGAGGACTTCGATGAG ttcctgcctcccaaacccatcaCGGAAGATATCCTGAAGGAGGGGTTGTCTCTGCTCTGCAAGACGGGCAACGGGCTGGCACATGCCTACGTCAAGCTGGACGCCAAGGAGAA GGAGCTGACGGACATTACCCTGCTGAGCTCCTACATCCACCTGCGCTACGTGGACGTGTCGGAGAATTTCCTGTCGGACCTGTCCCCGCTCAACAGCCTCACGCACCTGCTGTGGCTCAAGGCGGACAAGAACCGCCTGCGGACCGCACACCTGGAGGAGCTGCCCTACCTGCAGATCGCCAGCTTCGCCCACAACCGCATCAGCGGCACGGAGGGCATCACCCACCCCCGCCTCACCAGCCTGGACCTCAAAG GAAATTTTATCCAGAGAGTGACGGGGCTGGACCCTCTGAAGCTGGGGAACCTGCACACGATCGAGCTGCGAGGAAACCAGCTGGAGAGCACAGCCGGGCTCCACCTTCCCAAACTCAAGTATCTCTACCTG gcccagaaCAACCTGAGGCAACTGGAGGGTCTGGAGTCTCTGGAGCACCTCTGCACGCTGCACCTGCGCGATAACCAAGTGGAAGTCCTGGACGGCTTCTCCCCGTCTATGAAGGCATTGCAGTACCTCAACCTGCG GGGGAATATGATCGCGGATCTGGCGGAGCTGGAGAAGCTGCAGGTGCTGCCCAAGTTGCGGGCGCTGATCCTGCTGGAGAACCCGTGCGTCGACGAAGGGGGCTACCGGGTAGAGGCCTTGGTGCACGTGCCGCACCTCGAGCGGCTCGACAAGGACTTCTACGACGAGGAGGAGCGGGCCGAGGCCGACGAGACCCGCCAGCGGCTGCGGGAGGAGCAG GAGATAGAGAGCATCCAGGAGGTGTCAGCATAG
- the ENO2 gene encoding gamma-enolase has product MSIERIHAREILDSRGNPTVEVDLCTAKGLFRAAVPSGASTGIYEALELRDNDKQRYMGKGVLQAVDHINSTIAPALISSGLSVVEQEKLDNLMLELDGTENKSKFGANAILGVSLAVCKAGAAERELPLYRHIAQLAGNADLILPVPAFNVINGGSHAGNKLAMQEFMILPVGAESFREAMRIGAEVYHTLKGVIKSKYGQDAINVGDEGGFAPNILENSEALDLVKEAIDRAGYTEKIVIGMDVAASEFYRDGKYDLDFKSPADPSRCISGDQLGALYQGFVRDYPVVSIEDPFDQDDWAAWAKLTATVGIQIVGDDLTVTNPRRIERAAEEKACNCLLLKVNQIGSVSEAIQACKLAQENGWGVMVSHRSGETEDTFIADLVVGLCTGQIKTGAPCRSERLAKYNQLMRIEEELGDEARFAGHNFRNPSVL; this is encoded by the exons ATGTCCATCGAGAGGATCCACGCCCGGGAGATCCTGGATTCCCGTGGAAATCCCACTGTGGAAGTGGATCTTTGCACGGCCAAAG GCCTGTTCCGGGCAGCGGTGCCCAGCGGTGCCTCCACGGGCATCTACGAGGCTCTGGAATTGAGAGATAATGACAAACAGCGGTACATGGGGAAAG gggTCCTGCAGGCTGTGGACCACATCAACAGCACCATCGCCCCAGCCCTGATCAGCTCC GGCCTCTCCGTGGTGGAGCAGGAGAAGTTAGACAACCTCATGCTGGAACTGGATGGAACCGAGAACAAAT CCAAGTTCGGGGCTAACGCTATCCTGGGGGTGTCCCTGGCCGTGTGCAAGGCTGGGGCAGCCGAGCGAGAGCTGCCTCTGTATCGCCACATCGCCCAGCTGGCTGGCAACGCTGACCTCATCCTACCCGTGCCC GCCTTCAACGTGATCAACGGGGGTTCCCACGCGGGGAACAAACTGGCCATGCAGGAGTTTATGATCCTGCCCGTGGGGGCCGAGAGCTTCCGGGAGGCCATGCGCATCGGGGCCGAGGTCTACCACACCCTCAAGGGCGTCATCAAGAGCAAATACGGCCAGGACGCCATCAACGTGGGCGACGAAGGCGGCTTCGCCCCCAACATCCTGGAGAACAGTGAGG ccctggaCCTGGTGAAGGAGGCCATCGACCGGGCGGGCTACACCGAGAAGATCGTCATCGGCATGGACGTCGCCGCCTCCGAGTTCTACCGCGACGGCAAGTACGACCTGGACTTCAAGTCCCCCGCCGATCCCTCCCGCTGCATTTCGGGGGACCAGCTGGGGGCCCTCTACCAGGGCTTCGTCCGAGACTACCCAG TGGTCTCCATCGAGGACCCGTTTGACCAGGACGACTGGGCCGCCTGGGCCAAGCTGACGGCCACCGTGGGGATCCAGATCGTCGGGGATGACCTGACGGTCACCAACCCGCGGCGCATCGAGCGGGCGGCCGAGGAGAAGGCCTGCAACTGCCTCCTTCTCAAGGTCAACCAGATCGGCTCGGTCAGCGAAGCCATCCAGGC GTGTAAGTTGGCGCAGGAGAATGGCTGGGGGGTGATGGTGAGTCACCgctctggggaaactgaggatacCTTCATCGCAGACCTGGTGGTGGGGCTGTGCACCGGGCAG ATCAAGACTGGGGCCCCCTGCCGCTCCGAGCGACTGGCCAAGTACAACCAGCTCATGAG gatcgaggaggagctgggggatgaAGCTCGCTTTGCGGGACACAACTTCCGCAACCCCAGCGTGCTGTGA
- the CX4H12orf57 gene encoding protein C10 isoform X1, which produces MDEARDNACNDMGKMLQFVLPVATQIQQEVIKAYGFSGDGEGVLKFARLVKSYEAQDPEIASLAARLKALFLPPMTLPPPPPPPPPPPHGSGATGATGSVAAS; this is translated from the exons ATGGACGAGGCCCGCGACAACGCCTGCAACGACATGGGCAAGATGCTGCAGTTCGTGCTGCCCGTCGCCACGCAGATCCAGCAGGAGGTCATCAAGGCCTACGGCTTCAGCGGGGACGGAGAAG GAGTGCTCAAGTTCGCTCGGCTGGTGAAGTCGTACGAGGCCCAGGACCCGGAGATCGCCAGCTTGGCGGCGCGGCTGAAGGCCTTGTTCCTGCCCCCGATgaccctgcccccgccgcccccgccgcccccgccgccgccgcacgGGAGCGGGGCCACCGGGGCCACCGGCAGCGTCGCCGCCTCctga
- the CX4H12orf57 gene encoding protein C10 isoform X2 encodes MAAAPGHAPALSAQQAKAVLAEVIEAFAAPENAVRMDEARDNACNDMGKMLQFVLPVATQIQQEVIKAYGFSGDGEGVLKFARLVKSYEAQDPEIASLAARLKALFLPPMTLPPPPPPPPPPPHGSGATGATGSVAAS; translated from the exons ATGGCCGCCGCCCCGGGACACGCCCCGGCCCTCAGCGCCCAGCAGGCTAAGG CCGTCCTGGCGGAGGTGATCGAGGCCTTCGCCGCCCCCGAGAACGCCGTCCGCATGGACGAGGCCCGCGACAACGCCTGCAACGACATGGGCAAGATGCTGCAGTTCGTGCTGCCCGTCGCCACGCAGATCCAGCAGGAGGTCATCAAGGCCTACGGCTTCAGCGGGGACGGAGAAG GAGTGCTCAAGTTCGCTCGGCTGGTGAAGTCGTACGAGGCCCAGGACCCGGAGATCGCCAGCTTGGCGGCGCGGCTGAAGGCCTTGTTCCTGCCCCCGATgaccctgcccccgccgcccccgccgcccccgccgccgccgcacgGGAGCGGGGCCACCGGGGCCACCGGCAGCGTCGCCGCCTCctga